One Algibacter sp. L3A6 genomic region harbors:
- a CDS encoding LytR/AlgR family response regulator transcription factor, translated as MKLTAIIVEDEETSREILKNYLKKYCPNVVVLGEASNVEEALVLIRNNDLDLVFLDVEMPYGNAFDLLDKVGDVNFETVFVTAYNHYAIEALNAHASYYLMKPISIDELIKAVDYVTEIRTKENALQDEVLVPKTNNISGKITIPQIDGFEILNTADILYCKADDNYTEIYLNNNKKKLVSKTLKYFEDALTESTFARVHKSYLVNVNEVVKYLKGKGGSVLLSNGKEIMVSASKKAQLLSYFK; from the coding sequence ATGAAATTAACCGCCATAATTGTTGAAGACGAAGAAACCAGTAGAGAAATTCTAAAAAATTATCTCAAAAAGTACTGCCCAAATGTTGTTGTTTTAGGTGAAGCATCAAACGTGGAGGAGGCTTTGGTTTTAATTCGAAATAACGATTTGGATTTGGTCTTTTTAGATGTTGAAATGCCTTATGGAAATGCTTTCGATTTATTGGATAAGGTAGGCGATGTTAATTTTGAAACCGTATTTGTAACAGCCTATAATCATTATGCCATAGAGGCTTTAAATGCCCATGCGAGTTATTATTTAATGAAACCTATTTCTATTGATGAACTTATAAAGGCAGTAGATTACGTTACTGAAATAAGAACTAAGGAAAATGCGTTACAAGATGAAGTGTTAGTGCCTAAAACCAATAATATTAGTGGGAAAATAACGATTCCGCAAATCGATGGATTCGAAATTCTGAACACTGCAGATATTTTGTATTGCAAAGCCGATGATAATTATACAGAAATTTATTTGAACAATAATAAAAAGAAACTAGTTAGTAAAACACTTAAGTATTTTGAAGATGCTTTAACGGAATCTACTTTTGCTCGGGTGCATAAATCGTATTTGGTAAATGTAAACGAAGTTGTAAAATACTTAAAAGGAAAGGGCGGAAGTGTTTTACTTAGCAACGGAAAGGAAATTATGGTTTCAGCGTCTAAAAAAGCTCAGTTATTATCTTATTTTAAATAG
- the murI gene encoding glutamate racemase, which produces MNKNSIGIFDSGVGGTSIWKEINALLPNENTLYLADSKHAPYGSKGKDAIIDLSIKNTEYLLNQNCKIIVVACNTATTNAIDYLRYQYKIPFIGIEPAIKPAALQTKTNAIGILATQGTLSSALFSKTAGIFSKSIHIIEQVGEGIVDLIESGKLDSSEMKSLLKIYLSPMIAANIDHLVLGCTHYPYLMPLLLDILPNHVKIIDSGEAVARQTKAILQQNNLLNTSTKLTENRFLTNGNPEMMHTLLNKKFNIEIADF; this is translated from the coding sequence ATGAATAAAAACTCTATAGGCATTTTCGATTCTGGCGTTGGAGGAACTTCCATCTGGAAAGAAATTAACGCGCTTTTACCAAACGAGAACACGCTTTATTTAGCCGATAGCAAACACGCGCCTTACGGCTCTAAAGGCAAAGATGCCATTATAGATTTAAGCATAAAAAACACCGAATATTTACTCAATCAAAACTGTAAAATAATAGTAGTAGCTTGCAATACAGCAACCACAAATGCTATAGATTATCTGCGTTACCAATACAAAATTCCGTTTATAGGCATAGAACCCGCCATTAAACCAGCAGCCCTACAAACCAAAACAAACGCCATCGGTATCTTGGCAACACAGGGCACATTAAGCAGCGCATTATTCTCAAAAACAGCAGGGATATTTTCAAAAAGCATACATATTATCGAACAAGTTGGTGAAGGCATTGTAGACCTCATTGAATCCGGGAAATTAGATTCTTCAGAAATGAAATCACTATTAAAAATCTACCTCAGCCCCATGATAGCTGCCAACATAGACCATCTGGTTTTAGGCTGTACGCACTACCCATATTTAATGCCATTACTCCTCGACATCCTACCAAATCACGTGAAAATAATAGATTCCGGTGAAGCCGTAGCACGCCAAACTAAAGCTATTTTACAACAAAACAACTTATTAAATACATCAACGAAACTTACTGAAAATCGGTTTTTAACCAACGGTAATCCAGAAATGATGCATACCCTGTTAAATAAAAAATTCAATATTGAAATTGCCGATTTCTAA
- the rodA gene encoding rod shape-determining protein RodA, translated as MVRDTNRHFKFDWITIFLFFLLVGFGWLNILSASHTGVTLDYFDLSQPFGKQLVFIFLTFGLIILLLAIDAKFYERFSSLIYIISMLSLVGLFIFGKNVNGATSWYAIGGMTLQPSEFAKTATALAVAKYISDLNTNIKNFSDQIKTFAIIITPAFLVLLQNDTGSTIVYGAFFFVLYREGLPKYYLTLAVSVILLSILSLKFGAIITSIIAIIVVISYHFINKRKLRIYQLSLVLIAALSVSFGVKFFYQSILQPHQQDRISLWLRLEKDPVKLQKMKQTFAYNLNESEKAISSGGLSGKGFMEGTRTTGKFVPEQHTDYIFSTVGEEWGFLGSSFVVIVFVVLLLRILHLAELQKSQFSRVYGYGVAAIVFIHFLINIGMVMGLIPTIGIPLPLFSYGGSGLWAFTILIFIFIKLDSNKINEW; from the coding sequence ATGGTTAGAGACACTAACAGACATTTTAAATTCGATTGGATTACTATCTTTCTATTTTTTCTTTTAGTAGGTTTTGGTTGGCTTAATATTTTATCGGCATCACACACCGGAGTAACTTTAGATTATTTCGATCTTTCTCAACCCTTCGGTAAACAACTTGTTTTCATTTTTTTAACCTTTGGTTTAATTATACTACTCTTAGCTATAGATGCTAAGTTCTACGAACGTTTCTCTAGCCTCATCTATATTATATCCATGTTATCCCTAGTCGGGCTCTTTATATTCGGTAAAAACGTAAACGGAGCTACATCTTGGTATGCCATTGGAGGCATGACGTTGCAACCTAGTGAATTTGCAAAAACAGCCACAGCCTTGGCCGTCGCCAAATATATTAGTGATTTAAACACCAACATTAAAAACTTTAGCGATCAAATTAAAACGTTTGCTATAATTATAACACCTGCCTTTCTTGTATTACTACAAAACGACACCGGAAGTACCATTGTTTATGGCGCTTTCTTCTTTGTTTTGTATCGCGAAGGCTTACCAAAATACTATTTAACACTTGCTGTTTCAGTCATATTACTCTCTATTTTATCTTTAAAATTCGGAGCTATAATAACATCAATAATTGCTATTATTGTGGTGATTTCTTACCATTTTATTAATAAAAGAAAACTTAGAATATACCAATTATCACTTGTTTTAATAGCAGCCTTATCTGTTTCATTTGGGGTGAAATTCTTCTATCAAAGCATTTTACAACCGCACCAACAAGATAGAATAAGTCTTTGGTTACGCTTAGAAAAAGACCCTGTCAAACTTCAGAAAATGAAGCAAACCTTTGCTTACAACCTAAACGAATCGGAAAAAGCCATAAGCTCAGGCGGTCTTTCTGGTAAAGGTTTTATGGAAGGTACACGTACCACTGGTAAATTTGTACCAGAACAGCATACCGATTATATTTTCAGCACCGTTGGCGAAGAGTGGGGTTTTCTTGGCAGCTCCTTTGTAGTAATCGTTTTTGTAGTATTACTACTGCGTATATTACACTTAGCTGAACTTCAAAAATCGCAATTCAGTCGTGTTTATGGCTATGGAGTTGCGGCCATTGTATTTATCCACTTTTTAATCAATATAGGTATGGTTATGGGCTTAATTCCAACCATCGGTATTCCATTACCACTTTTTAGTTATGGTGGCTCCGGACTTTGGGCATTTACTATTTTAATCTTTATTTTTATTAAATTAGACTCCAACAAAATAAACGAATGGTAG
- a CDS encoding histidine kinase: MNTYLKYIALLSFVLFSTFVLAQNNGGLNIQGERFTVRGSVIESDTRNPIPDVNIEVNGGGYATTDIMGDFRIEVRIGDELTIRYKDFETVYYTIKSNERIEVQVETNKKERTLSKYSKRLRSNPESFKSLIDSADVYLKKDARKSIQFISEALVETNSAKENGIAYESLGDIYFYWKQYDLAVSNYRISLQSANSNEVSLKLANAYKLNKNYQESIQTYKALDKREFTNWQLVSLYEGLGDVYLLTKDFNTSIDNYKQGLTVAQNHLIKPKETDLNSKIAQAYSAKGDADKAKGFFYKSLNLANSENKKRAVSEKLKVADFQNDISDYSEEIQLRKEALNTISEIEADSVFDNESPLTPQKQNYKIGNAYASQGDVGNAISYLEKSIVEAESKSDLIVKKDATRRLSEVYQTAEDYEKSLKAFQDYVDLVDQVYAKKEQQISQAARFSKELSTKQNRITSLESDRELSESKYQLSTEQTKRQKLIIYSLIGGLALLLLAAFLMFKYIKQQRLANNLLALKSLRSQMNPHFIFNALNSVNSFIASNDERTANKYLTDFSLLMRAVLENSEQDFIPLEKEIKLLELYTKLEHFRFKDKFDYTIKVDKNINVNDFVIPPMLLQPYIENAVWHGLRYKKTKGNLEIAINQSNPNEITISIIDDGIGRTQSKALKTEHQQKQNSQGMGNIKKRVSILNEMYKDKVDVSIGDFQKEVDTGTKVIVTLKKD; this comes from the coding sequence ATGAATACTTATTTAAAATATATAGCGCTTTTAAGCTTTGTTCTGTTCAGTACGTTTGTGTTGGCGCAGAATAACGGTGGATTAAATATTCAGGGTGAAAGATTTACTGTGCGTGGTTCAGTGATTGAAAGTGATACCCGAAACCCAATTCCAGATGTAAACATTGAAGTTAACGGTGGCGGATATGCAACCACCGATATTATGGGCGATTTTAGAATTGAGGTGCGTATTGGTGATGAGCTTACCATTCGATACAAAGATTTTGAAACCGTTTATTATACCATAAAAAGTAACGAGCGTATCGAAGTTCAGGTAGAGACTAATAAAAAAGAACGTACTTTATCTAAGTATAGTAAACGATTACGGAGTAATCCTGAATCTTTTAAATCGCTAATAGATTCGGCAGATGTCTATTTAAAAAAAGATGCTCGAAAAAGTATTCAGTTTATTTCTGAAGCTTTAGTTGAAACCAATTCTGCCAAAGAAAATGGTATTGCTTACGAGTCTTTAGGCGATATTTATTTTTATTGGAAACAGTACGATTTAGCGGTTTCTAATTATAGAATAAGCCTCCAAAGTGCCAACAGTAACGAGGTGTCTTTAAAGCTTGCAAATGCTTATAAACTCAATAAAAACTACCAAGAAAGTATACAAACCTATAAAGCACTCGATAAAAGAGAATTTACCAATTGGCAATTAGTATCGCTTTATGAAGGTTTGGGCGATGTGTATTTGTTAACTAAAGACTTCAATACATCTATAGATAATTATAAACAAGGTTTAACCGTGGCTCAAAACCATTTAATAAAACCCAAAGAAACCGATTTAAACTCCAAAATAGCGCAGGCTTATAGTGCAAAAGGAGATGCAGATAAGGCAAAAGGCTTTTTCTATAAATCATTAAATCTTGCCAATAGCGAAAATAAAAAAAGAGCCGTTTCAGAAAAATTAAAGGTAGCCGATTTTCAAAATGATATCAGCGATTATTCTGAAGAAATTCAGCTTAGAAAAGAGGCATTAAATACTATTAGTGAAATTGAAGCCGATTCTGTTTTCGATAATGAAAGCCCGTTAACGCCGCAAAAACAAAACTATAAAATAGGAAATGCTTATGCCTCACAAGGTGATGTAGGTAATGCGATAAGTTACCTTGAAAAAAGTATTGTTGAAGCTGAAAGTAAATCGGATTTAATTGTGAAAAAAGATGCCACTCGAAGATTATCTGAGGTTTATCAAACAGCCGAAGATTACGAGAAATCATTAAAAGCATTCCAAGATTATGTAGATTTAGTAGATCAGGTTTATGCTAAAAAAGAACAGCAAATTTCGCAAGCTGCACGTTTTAGTAAGGAGTTGTCGACTAAGCAAAATAGAATTACTAGCTTAGAGAGCGATCGTGAATTATCAGAGAGTAAATACCAACTTTCTACAGAGCAAACTAAGCGTCAAAAACTTATTATTTATTCATTAATTGGTGGTTTAGCTTTGTTATTACTCGCCGCTTTTTTAATGTTTAAGTATATAAAACAGCAGCGTTTGGCTAATAATTTATTGGCTTTAAAAAGTTTACGAAGCCAAATGAATCCACACTTTATTTTTAATGCGTTAAATTCTGTAAATAGTTTTATAGCTTCTAACGACGAACGTACGGCTAATAAATATCTAACCGATTTTTCATTGTTAATGCGTGCTGTTTTAGAAAATAGTGAGCAAGATTTTATTCCTTTAGAAAAAGAAATTAAGCTGTTAGAGCTGTATACTAAATTAGAACATTTTCGATTTAAAGATAAGTTTGATTATACCATTAAAGTGGATAAAAATATCAATGTAAACGATTTTGTAATTCCGCCTATGTTACTTCAACCTTATATAGAAAATGCAGTTTGGCACGGGTTACGTTATAAAAAAACAAAGGGAAATTTAGAAATAGCCATTAATCAATCTAACCCAAATGAAATTACGATAAGTATTATAGATGATGGTATTGGACGCACACAATCTAAGGCTTTAAAAACCGAGCATCAGCAAAAGCAAAACTCACAAGGAATGGGGAATATTAAAAAACGTGTTTCTATTCTAAATGAGATGTATAAAGATAAAGTTGATGTGTCTATTGGTGATTTTCAAAAGGAAGTCGATACCGGAACAAAAGTTATTGTAACGCTCAAAAAAGATTAA
- a CDS encoding gamma carbonic anhydrase family protein → MPIIKTINGKTPQLPSDCYIAENAVIVGDVTVGTQCSIWFSSVIRGDVHYIKMGNKVNVQDGAVIHATYQKSPTTIGNNVSIGHNAIVHGCTIHDNVLVGMGSIIMDDCVIESNSIIAAGAVVTKNTRVESGSIYAGVPAKKVKDISEELISGEINRIADNYIKYSSWFKE, encoded by the coding sequence ATGCCTATTATAAAAACTATAAACGGAAAAACACCTCAATTACCAAGCGATTGTTACATAGCAGAAAATGCTGTAATAGTTGGCGATGTTACTGTTGGAACACAATGTAGTATTTGGTTTAGTTCCGTAATTCGTGGCGATGTGCATTACATAAAAATGGGTAACAAGGTAAACGTTCAAGATGGTGCGGTAATACATGCTACGTATCAAAAATCGCCAACAACTATAGGTAATAATGTATCTATTGGGCATAATGCCATTGTACATGGGTGCACTATTCACGATAATGTTTTGGTTGGAATGGGTAGTATCATTATGGACGATTGCGTAATTGAAAGTAATAGCATTATTGCAGCTGGAGCTGTGGTTACCAAAAATACGCGTGTAGAATCGGGTAGTATTTATGCCGGTGTACCTGCTAAAAAAGTTAAAGATATTAGCGAAGAATTGATCTCGGGAGAAATAAATCGTATAGCCGATAATTACATTAAATATTCGAGTTGGTTTAAAGAATAG
- a CDS encoding NifU family protein: MSNFKVSIKETSNDSIVKFELNQFITQHQSFEFNNIDEAKGSPLAQQLFYLPFVKKVYISGNFIAVERYSIVEWTDVQDEMAEQIEAYLNDNGIVMEESAAPKKVPVTVYAESTPNPAVIKFVANKKIVTALFEFTSIDEAKLSPLATELFHFPFVKSVFLDENYVSITKYDIAEWDGITLELREFIRSYIEDGKEVVLPEAVETLKKSTEHVDTHFDTLDDTSKEIINILEEYVKPAVASDGGNIQFISYDEETKNVSVLLQGACSGCPSSTYTLKSGIENMLKEMLPGKVAMVEAING, encoded by the coding sequence ATGAGTAATTTCAAGGTTTCTATTAAAGAAACATCTAACGATAGCATAGTAAAATTTGAGTTAAATCAATTTATTACACAGCACCAAAGTTTCGAATTTAATAATATTGATGAGGCAAAAGGATCGCCTTTAGCTCAACAATTATTTTATTTACCCTTTGTAAAAAAGGTTTACATTTCGGGTAATTTTATTGCTGTAGAACGTTACAGTATAGTAGAATGGACCGATGTGCAAGATGAAATGGCTGAACAAATTGAAGCCTATTTAAATGATAATGGTATTGTAATGGAAGAATCGGCAGCTCCTAAAAAAGTTCCGGTTACTGTTTACGCAGAAAGTACACCAAACCCTGCTGTTATAAAGTTTGTTGCTAACAAAAAAATAGTAACAGCCCTTTTTGAATTCACTTCTATTGATGAGGCAAAACTTTCGCCATTGGCTACCGAGTTGTTTCATTTTCCTTTTGTAAAAAGCGTTTTTCTTGATGAAAATTACGTTTCTATTACGAAATACGATATCGCCGAATGGGATGGTATTACTTTAGAACTTCGTGAATTTATTAGAAGTTATATTGAAGATGGAAAAGAAGTTGTTTTACCAGAAGCAGTAGAAACTCTAAAAAAATCTACAGAACACGTTGATACACATTTTGATACGCTTGATGATACGTCTAAAGAAATTATAAATATTCTTGAAGAATACGTAAAACCTGCTGTAGCTAGTGATGGTGGTAATATTCAGTTTATATCTTATGATGAAGAAACAAAAAATGTAAGCGTACTTCTACAAGGCGCTTGTAGTGGTTGTCCATCGTCTACATACACTTTAAAGAGTGGTATTGAGAACATGCTAAAAGAAATGTTGCCAGGCAAAGTCGCTATGGTAGAAGCTATTAATGGCTAG
- a CDS encoding type IX secretion system membrane protein PorP/SprF has translation MRLKFSFMVIATMLFSNMATSQEGLPIYTDYLTDNYYLIHPSMAGAANCAKLRLTARQQWFGQEDAPKLMTMSVNSRIGDTPSAVGGILYTDKNGYHSQTGAYATYAHHLMFSRSPVDLNMLSFGLSAGIIQYKLDETSFLFDGPDPIIDGTVQSETNFNLDFGFSYQFLDYYAHGTVKNLIKNSGVNSDQNITSNLRRYLFSLGAVFGSYGSTWSYEPSIMFQYRDATKEGGIDINAKAYKQMDFGKIWGGISYRQSSDGAEYLTSTNSVKSQKLQQITPILGVNFNEFMFAYTYTYQSNSLVFTNGGFHQFTLGYNFNCRKEAYHCNCPAVN, from the coding sequence ATGAGATTAAAATTTAGTTTTATGGTAATTGCAACAATGTTGTTTTCCAACATGGCAACTTCTCAAGAAGGATTACCCATTTATACAGATTATCTAACCGATAATTATTATTTAATTCACCCATCTATGGCAGGAGCCGCAAATTGTGCAAAGCTACGCCTTACAGCTCGCCAACAATGGTTTGGGCAAGAAGATGCTCCAAAATTAATGACCATGAGTGTTAATAGCCGTATTGGCGATACACCATCGGCAGTTGGAGGAATTCTATACACCGATAAAAACGGATATCACTCGCAAACTGGAGCTTATGCAACTTATGCGCATCACCTTATGTTTTCGCGTTCTCCTGTAGATTTAAATATGCTTTCTTTCGGTTTAAGTGCCGGAATTATTCAATATAAATTAGATGAGACTTCTTTTCTTTTCGATGGTCCAGATCCAATAATCGATGGTACAGTACAAAGTGAAACCAACTTCAATTTAGATTTCGGTTTTTCTTACCAGTTTTTAGATTATTATGCACACGGTACGGTTAAGAATTTAATTAAAAACTCAGGAGTAAATAGCGACCAGAATATTACAAGTAATTTAAGACGCTACCTATTTTCTTTAGGAGCTGTTTTTGGTAGCTATGGAAGCACTTGGAGTTACGAGCCATCAATAATGTTTCAATATCGCGATGCAACAAAAGAGGGTGGTATAGATATTAATGCCAAGGCATACAAACAAATGGATTTTGGTAAAATTTGGGGTGGGATTTCATACCGTCAAAGTAGTGATGGCGCGGAATATTTAACCTCTACCAATTCGGTTAAAAGTCAAAAACTACAGCAAATTACACCAATTTTAGGTGTTAATTTTAATGAGTTTATGTTTGCTTACACATACACCTATCAATCAAACTCTTTAGTGTTTACAAATGGTGGTTTTCACCAGTTTACCCTAGGTTACAACTTTAATTGCAGAAAAGAGGCTTACCATTGTAACTGTCCGGCAGTTAATTAA
- a CDS encoding integrin alpha → MKILTVLLVALTFISCSNNENSNDSEEVIPENILQYQPEGSVTITEGSGGLVASLESGDRFGRDHDKIGDIDGDGVIDFVVGARSDDDGEIDAGAVYILFMNNDGTVKANQKISMLSGGFSEVLNEGNFFGYGVAGIGDYDDDGIPDIAVAAPVAPNNALYIIHLKADGTVKNFVKNENINANGLSSIGDLNNDGRIDLVACAPGSNDGGSNRGAIDILFLNANSQVIYANKVTISSTQGGFGDGLEDNDQFGGREVAMLGDLDNDGNKELAVGAFMSDGGKGAIWILSLDSTTYNVVSKTKITEGLNGFTDELVTDINPNGTFGANLGHAMCAPGDIDGDGIADLVTGANQQYEGWGYVLYLNADKTVKSFDRINNTEGGFNLTLEAEGRFSRSISYGGDLKGDGSMAINFGGGAGTTGTMYTLFFRPQ, encoded by the coding sequence ATGAAAATTCTAACTGTCCTTTTAGTAGCACTTACGTTTATATCTTGTTCTAATAATGAAAACTCAAATGATTCTGAAGAAGTCATCCCTGAAAACATATTACAATATCAACCTGAAGGCTCTGTTACTATCACAGAAGGTTCTGGAGGCTTAGTCGCTAGTTTAGAAAGTGGAGATCGCTTTGGGCGCGACCATGATAAAATTGGTGATATTGATGGTGATGGGGTTATAGACTTTGTAGTTGGCGCTCGATCTGATGATGATGGAGAAATCGATGCTGGAGCTGTTTACATTTTATTTATGAATAATGATGGAACAGTAAAAGCCAATCAAAAAATATCGATGCTTTCCGGTGGTTTTTCAGAAGTTTTAAATGAAGGCAATTTTTTCGGTTATGGTGTTGCAGGGATTGGAGATTATGATGACGATGGCATTCCTGACATTGCCGTTGCTGCTCCCGTTGCTCCAAATAATGCTTTATATATTATTCATCTAAAAGCCGATGGTACCGTTAAAAACTTTGTGAAAAACGAAAATATTAATGCCAATGGATTATCTTCTATAGGCGATTTAAATAACGATGGAAGAATAGATTTAGTAGCATGCGCTCCCGGTTCTAACGACGGAGGCAGTAATAGAGGCGCTATAGATATTTTATTTTTAAATGCCAATTCTCAAGTAATTTATGCCAACAAAGTAACCATTAGCTCAACACAAGGTGGTTTTGGCGATGGTTTAGAAGATAACGATCAGTTTGGTGGTCGAGAAGTTGCAATGCTTGGAGATCTCGATAATGATGGCAATAAAGAATTAGCCGTAGGCGCTTTTATGTCCGATGGAGGAAAAGGTGCCATCTGGATTCTATCTTTAGATTCTACAACTTACAACGTTGTATCTAAAACAAAAATAACAGAAGGGTTAAATGGCTTTACAGATGAATTAGTTACGGATATTAATCCTAACGGAACTTTTGGAGCCAACTTAGGTCATGCCATGTGTGCACCTGGCGATATAGATGGCGATGGTATAGCAGATTTAGTTACGGGTGCAAACCAACAATACGAAGGTTGGGGTTATGTACTGTATTTAAACGCCGATAAAACTGTAAAATCGTTCGATAGAATAAATAATACCGAAGGCGGTTTTAACCTCACATTAGAAGCCGAAGGCCGTTTTTCTCGTTCAATTTCTTATGGAGGTGATTTAAAAGGAGATGGTTCTATGGCTATAAATTTTGGCGGTGGTGCAGGAACAACTGGCACCATGTACACCTTGTTTTTCAGACCACAATAA
- the def gene encoding peptide deformylase, whose amino-acid sequence MKTKIYPLLLLIILASCSGSKSLINQTFSKEQTQLISSADSLAPMCVFKITNKKDSLLLRSKSAFVKPSPNNVVLKTFVSRLYATVRDSISMGVGIAAPQVGILKNIIWVQRFDKENHPFEVYLNPQITKYSTEKQSVKEGCLSIPNRSDMLNSRSFSIDIEYDTMHAEHKHETISDFTAVIFQHEIDHLSGILYLDHLEKEIRDAKKNKL is encoded by the coding sequence ATGAAAACTAAAATATACCCCCTTTTATTACTAATCATTTTAGCTAGCTGTTCTGGCAGCAAATCTCTTATTAATCAAACTTTTTCTAAAGAGCAAACGCAGTTAATTTCAAGTGCCGATAGTTTAGCACCCATGTGTGTTTTTAAAATAACCAATAAAAAAGATTCACTTTTACTACGTTCGAAAAGTGCATTCGTAAAACCATCGCCAAACAACGTTGTTTTAAAAACCTTTGTTAGCAGACTCTACGCTACAGTTAGAGATAGCATATCTATGGGTGTTGGTATTGCCGCTCCGCAGGTAGGTATTCTAAAAAACATTATATGGGTACAGCGTTTCGATAAAGAGAACCACCCGTTCGAGGTCTATTTAAATCCACAAATCACCAAATATTCAACGGAAAAACAATCGGTAAAAGAAGGCTGTTTATCCATCCCGAACCGCAGTGATATGCTTAATAGTCGTTCCTTTTCAATAGATATTGAATATGATACCATGCATGCCGAACATAAACATGAAACCATAAGCGATTTTACAGCCGTAATATTTCAACACGAAATAGATCATTTAAGTGGCATTTTATATTTAGACCATCTAGAAAAAGAAATACGCGACGCCAAAAAAAACAAGCTTTAA
- a CDS encoding VWA domain-containing protein — protein sequence MKTHLKTFVFCAALIGFTSCNANNKKQPELYAEHTVEHEIEKEKNDKEPNKQFIKVALLLDTSNSMDGLINQAKAQLWDIVNELSYAKCGTNKPNLQIALYEYGNDNLNGDEGYIKQVLAFSDDLDDISKELFSLTTNGGEEYCGQVIQTSLNQLNWGKNPDDLKLIFIAGNEAFTQGKVNYQDATTNANEKDVTVNTIFCGNYRQGISSKWQAGAQLTKGDYMAIEQNTKTVHIASPYDDTILILNKKLNSTYVTYGSKGQRKMEMQAEQDKNAAGYSKANAVSRSVSKSSHLYKNKSWDLVDAEEMDEVVISDLKDDALPAELKGKSTEEIKGYIDTKRKEREDIQNEIQELNAKRKVYISKQKTEGNNGLENAMTNAIKAQAQKKNYTWK from the coding sequence ATGAAAACACACTTAAAAACATTCGTCTTTTGTGCTGCCTTAATTGGTTTCACTTCTTGTAACGCCAATAATAAAAAGCAACCAGAACTTTATGCTGAACATACCGTTGAGCACGAAATTGAAAAGGAAAAGAACGACAAGGAGCCTAATAAACAATTTATTAAGGTGGCGCTTTTATTAGACACCAGTAATAGCATGGACGGTTTAATAAATCAGGCAAAAGCTCAACTTTGGGATATTGTAAACGAGCTATCTTATGCTAAATGCGGAACAAATAAGCCAAATTTACAAATTGCTCTATATGAATATGGTAATGATAATTTAAACGGAGATGAAGGCTACATAAAACAAGTATTAGCCTTTAGTGATGATTTAGATGATATCTCTAAAGAGTTATTTTCCTTAACCACAAATGGTGGTGAAGAATATTGTGGACAAGTTATCCAAACTTCATTAAACCAATTAAACTGGGGTAAAAACCCAGACGATTTAAAACTCATTTTTATTGCTGGAAACGAAGCTTTTACGCAAGGAAAGGTGAATTACCAAGATGCAACCACAAATGCAAACGAAAAAGATGTTACTGTAAACACCATTTTTTGCGGTAATTACAGACAAGGTATTTCTAGTAAATGGCAAGCTGGTGCCCAGTTAACAAAAGGCGACTATATGGCTATTGAACAAAACACCAAAACGGTACATATTGCATCGCCTTATGATGATACTATTTTAATTTTGAACAAAAAACTAAATAGTACTTATGTGACTTACGGTTCTAAAGGGCAACGCAAAATGGAAATGCAAGCTGAACAAGATAAAAATGCTGCCGGTTACAGCAAAGCAAATGCCGTGAGTAGATCGGTTAGTAAAAGCTCGCATTTGTACAAAAACAAATCTTGGGATTTAGTAGATGCTGAAGAAATGGACGAAGTTGTTATATCAGATTTAAAAGATGATGCTTTACCAGCAGAATTGAAAGGAAAATCTACTGAGGAAATTAAAGGTTATATTGACACAAAACGTAAGGAACGTGAAGATATTCAGAATGAAATACAAGAACTTAATGCGAAACGTAAAGTTTATATTTCGAAACAAAAAACAGAGGGTAATAATGGTTTAGAAAACGCCATGACTAACGCTATTAAAGCACAAGCTCAAAAGAAAAATTATACTTGGAAGTAA